The following coding sequences lie in one Vicia villosa cultivar HV-30 ecotype Madison, WI unplaced genomic scaffold, Vvil1.0 ctg.002425F_1_1, whole genome shotgun sequence genomic window:
- the LOC131638796 gene encoding protein TPLATE-like translates to MDILFAQIQADLRSNDALRQSGALLQALQQSAAGRDIAVIAKSAVEEIVAAPASAVCKKLAFDVIRSTRLTPDLWDTVCTGIRNDFHFPDPDVTAAAVSILAAIPSYRLAKLISDCNKEISDCFDSPSDNLRFSITETLGCVLARDDLVTLCENNVNLLDRVSAWWARIGANMLDRSDAVSKVAFDSVGRLFQEFGTKRMSKLAGDKLVDSENSLAIRSNWVSSMVDFVWKKRRTLMARSLILPVENFRATVFPIVYSVKAVASGGVEVIRKLSKSSSGGGAEVDSDAQKLVGVSDVVTHLAPFLVSSLEPALIYEVGINMLYLADVPGGKTEWASQSTIAILTLWDRQEFASARESIVRAVVTNLHLLDLNMQVSLFKRLLLMVRNLRAESDRMHALACICRTALCVDLFAKESVRRGQKPLAGTDIASLFEDARVNDDLKSTTSKNIFREELVASLVESCFQLSLPLPEQKNSGMEGRVIGALAYGTGYGALNWTEPSLEVVEVCRPCVKWDCDGRTYAIDCYLKLLVRLCCIYDTRGGVKRVKDGASQDQILNETRLQNLQRELVKDLREVNTPRILARLIWAIAEHIDIEGLDPLLADDPDDPLNVIVSNIHKVLFNVDSTADTTNRVQDVQAVLISAQRLGSRHPRAGQLLTKELEEFRTNALADSVSKHQCRLILQRIKYASGHPDSRWAGVTAARGDYPFSHHKLTVQFYEASAAQDRKLEGLVHKAILELWRPDPSELTLLLTKGVDSTSLKVPPTANTLTGSSDPCYVEGYHLADSSDGRITLHLKVLNLTELELNRVDVRVGLSGALYYMDGSSQAVRQLRNLVSQDPVLCSVTVGVSHFERCALWVQVLYYPFYGSGAVGDYEGDYAEEDPQVMRQKRSLRPELGEPVILRCQPYKIPLTELLLPHQISPVEFFRLWPSLPAIVEYTGTYTYEGSGFQATAARQYGASPFLSGLKSLSTKPFHKVCSHIIRTVAGFQLCYAAKTWHGGFLGLMIFGASEVSRNVDLGDETTTMMCKFVVRASDASITKEIGSDLQGWLDDLTDGGVEYMPEDEVKSTAAERLRISMERIALLKAAQPRPKTPKSDDEEDEEEEDKDKKKDGDEDDKKKGPSTLSKLTAEEAEHQALQAAVLQEWHMLCKDRSTEVN, encoded by the exons ATGGACATCCTCTTTGCCCAGATCCAAGCCGACCTCCGCTCCAACGATGCCCTCCGTCAATCAGGCGCACTTCTCCAAGCCCTCCAACAGTCCGCCGCCGGTCGTGACATCGCAGTCATCGCCAAGTCCGCCGTCGAAGAGATCGTCGCCGCACCTGCCTCCGCCGTCTGCAAGAAACTCGCATTCGATGTCATCCGCTCCACACGCTTAACTCCCGATTTATGGGACACTGTCTGTACCGGCATCCGTAACGACTTCCATTTCCCTGATCCCGATGTAACTGCAGCCGCTGTTTCAATTCTCGCCGCGATCCCTTCTTATCGCTTAGCCAAACTCATTTCCGATTGTAACAAAGAGATCTCCGATTGTTTCGATTCCCCTAGCGATAATCTCAGATTCTCCATCACTGAAACCCTAGGTTGTGTACTCGCTCGTGACGATCTCGTCACACTTTGTGAAAACAATGTCAATCTTCTCGACCGTGTTTCCGCTTGGTGGGCTCGCATCGGTGCTAACATGCTGGACCGATCTGATGCTGTTTCGAAGGTGGCTTTTGATTCAGTTGGCCGGCTCTTTCAAGAGTTTGGTACCAAGCGGATGAGTAAGCTTGCTGGTGATAAACTAGTTGATAGCGAAAATTCACTCGCCATTCGCTCTAATTGGGTTTCCTCCATGGTTGATTTCGTTTGGAAGAAGCGTAGGACGCTTATGGCTCGTTCCTTGATCTTGCCTGTTGAGAATTTCCGGGCTACTGTCTTTCCGATTGTTTATTCGGTTAAGGCTGTTGCCTCTGGTGGCGTCGAGGTCATTCGGAAGTTGTCAAAGTCTTCTAGCGGTGGTGGTGCTGAGGTTGATTCTGATGCTCAGAAATTGGTTGGTGTTTCGGATGTGGTTACGCATTTGGCTCCTTTTTTAGTTTCCTCGTTGGAACCGGCATTGATTTATGAAGTTGGGATTAATATGTTATATCTGGCTGATGTACCTGGAGGGAAGACGGAATGGGCATCACAATCTACCATTGCTATTCTTACGCTGTGGGATAGGCAGGAATTTGCTTCTGCTAGAGAGAGTATTGTTAGGGCTGTTGTCACCAATCTTCATCTCCTTGATCTTAACATGCAG GTTTCACTCTTCAAGAGACTACTTTTGATGGTGAGAAACCTGAGAGCAGAATCAGATCGTATGCATGCTTTAGCTTGTATTTGTAGAACTGCTCTTTGTGTTGACCTATTTGCTAAGGAAAGCGTTCGAAGAGGTCAGAAACCTCTTGCCGGAACTGATATTGCTTCCCTTTTTGAGGATGCCAGAGTGAATGATGATCTTAAGAGCACTACAAGTAAAAATATATTTAGGGAAGAGTTAGTTGCATCACTAGTGGAAAGTTGCTTTCAGCTGTCTCTGCCTTTACCTGAACAGAAAAACTCAGGCATGGAGGGCAGGGTCATTGGGGCTTTAGCATACGGAACTGGTTATGGTGCATTAAACTGGACAGAACCTTCTTTAGAAGTGGTCGAAGTTTGTCGGCCTTGCGTTAAATGGGATTGTGATGGACGCACCTATGCAATTGACTGCTACTTGAAGTTGCTTGTTCGGCTATGCTGCATTTACGATACGAGGGGCGGGGTAAAAAGAGTCAAAGACGGTGCTTCTCAGGACCAAATTTTGAATGAGACTAGATTGCAAAACTTGCAACGTGAACTTGTGAAGGACTTACGTGAG GTCAATACACCAAGAATATTGGCCCGCCTTATATGGGCTATTGCAGAGCACATAGATATAGAAGGATTGGATCCACTCCTAGCAGATGACCCCGATGATCCTCTTAATGTCATTGTATCCAATATTCATAAGGTTCTTTTCAATGTTGATTCAACTGCAGATACAACAAATAGAGTTCAAGATGTACAGGCAGTTCTTATATCTGCTCAAAGACTGGGATCACGCCATCCTAGAGCTGGACAGTTACTTACTAAGGAGCTTGAAGAGTTTAGGACCAATGCTTTGGCTGATTCTGTCAGCAAGCACCAGTGCCGTTTGATATTGCAAAGAATCAAATATGCTTCAGGTCATCCTGATAGTAG GTGGGCTGGTGTTACAGCAGCCAGAGGGGATTACCCATTTAGCCACCACAAATTAACTGTTCAGTTTTATGAAGCATCTGCTGCTCAGGACAGGAAGTTGGAAGGATTGGTTCACAAAGCTATTTTAGAGCTATGGAGACCTGACCCCAGTGAACTTACCCTTTTGCTTACCAAAGGAGTTGATTCTACTTCACTTAAGGTTCCTCCTACTGCAAATACTTTAACTGGAAGCAGTGATCCTTGCTATGTTGAAGGTTATCATTTAGCAGATTCAAGTGATGGGAGGATAACTCTGCATTTAAAG GTCTTAAATTTAACCGAGCTCGAATTAAATCGGGTGGATGTACGAGTGGGTTTATCCGGTGCATTATATTATATGGATGGTTCTTCTCAAGCAGTGCGGCAGTTGCGTAATCTTGTTTCACAG GATCCAGTGCTGTGCAGTGTGACAGTAGGTGTTTCCCACTTTGAAAGATGTGCCCTTTGGGTTCAAGTGTTGTATTACCCATTCTATGGTAGTGGTGCTGTTGGAGACTATGAAGGTGACTATGCTGAGGAGGACCCTCAAGTCATGAGACAGAAGAGAAGCTTAAGGCCTGAGTTAGGTGAACCCGTGATTTTGAGATGTCAACCTTATAAAATTCCATTGACGGAGCTTCTTTTACCACACCAAATATCACCAGTTGAGTTTTTCCGACTGTGGCCCAGTTTGCCAGCTATTGTAGAATACACTGGTACATATACATATGAAGGGAGTGGCTTTCAAGCTACTGCAGCCCGGCAGTATGGTGCATCTCCTTTCCTGAGTGGTCTGAAGTCCTTGTCTACCAAGCCATTCCACAAAGTTTGTTCACATATTATCCGTACAGTGGCAGGTTTTCAG TTGTGTTATGCTGCTAAAACATGGCATGGCGGCTTCTTGGGGTTGATGATTTTTGGTGCAAGTGAGGTGAGTAGAAATGTGGATTTGGGTGATGAGACGACAACCATGATGTGTAAGTTTGTGGTACGAGCATCTGATGCATCCATTACTAAGGAGATTGGATCAGATCTTCAGGGTTGGTTGGATGACCTTACTGATGGTGGGGTGGAATATATGCCTGAAGATGAGGTGAAATCAACTGCAGCAGAGAGACTGCGCATATCAATGGAAAGGATAGCCTTGTTGAAGGCAGCCCAACCACGACCCAAGACTCCAAAATCCGatgatgaggaagatgaagaagaagaggataAAGACAAAAAGAAGGATGGGGATGAAGATGACAAAAAGAAGGGACCTTCAACACTATCCAAATTAACTGCTGAAGAGGCTGAACATCAAGCTCTTCAAGCAGCAGTACTGCAAGAGTGGCATATGCTCTGTAAGGATAGGAGCACCGAAGTTAACTAA
- the LOC131638797 gene encoding 4-coumarate--CoA ligase-like 9, translating into MEEDNNSNPIDPKTGFNSISKTFHSLRPPLNLPPPHASISAATYILSLRHNSPSSDSLPFLIDSTTSHQISHSSFIQRSQTLATNLTTLHGLTKNHTALVLSPNIIQVPILYFALLSIGVVLSPVNPASSPSEISHLISLSKPIIAFTTSFLFHKLPKLSLGTILIDSPEFDSLTTEDNSSPVSVSVSPVVNQSDVAAILYSSGTTGKSKGVMLTHRNIMASVASYNAVRIPTESPAVCLAVVPYFHVYGFTYLFKSVAMMETLVVMERFGLEKMLRAFQRFRVTNLAAAPPVVVAMNKERATEGYDLSSLKWVACGGAPLGKDNLDAFKAKFPQVSILQGYGLTESTAGVIRIVGSDEASRAGTTGRLGSGMEAKIVNPNTGESMSPGEEGELWVRGPQIMKGYVDDPVATAVTFVDGWLRTGDICYFDNEGFVYVVDRLKELIKYKGYQVAPAELEQLLQSHQEIKDAAVVPYPDEDAGQVPLAIVVRQPQSCLGEAEIIDFVAKQVAPYKKIRRVVFVHSIPKNASGKILRKELLNKILAQRTFPRL; encoded by the exons ATGGAAGAAGACAACAACTCTAATCCGATCGATCCGAAAACCGGGTTCAACTCCATATCCAAAACCTTCCACAGTCTACGGCCCCCACTCAACCTTCCTCCACCACACGCCTCCATCTCCGCCGCAACCTACATTCTCTCCCTCCGCCACAATTCACCTTCCTCCGACTCCCTCCCTTTCCTCATCGACTCAACCACATCTCACCAAATCTCTCACTCCAGCTTCATCCAACGCTCACAAACCCTCGCCACCAACCTCACCACCCTCCACGGACTCACCAAAAACCACACCGCATTGGTACTTTCCCCAAACATCATCCAGGTGCCAATCCTCTACTTCGCACTACTCTCCATTGGCGTGGTCCTTTCACCCGTTAACCCTGCTTCCTCTCCCTCCGAGATTTCTCACCTCATTAGCCTCTCGAAACCGATCATCGCTTTCACGACGTCGTTTTTGTTTCACAAACTTCCAAAACTCTCACTCGGAACGATTCTCATTGACTCGCCCGAGTTCGACTCACTCACCACTGAAGATAATAGTTCACCGGTATCGGTATCGGTATCGCCGGTTGTTAATCAATCCGACGTGGCTGCGATTCTGTACTCCTCGGGGACCACGGGGAAATCGAAAGGCGTAATGCTGACTCACCGGAACATTATGGCGTCGGTGGCGTCGTACAATGCCGTTAGGATTCCGACGGAGAGTCCTGCCGTGTGTTTGGCTGTGGTGCCTTATTTTCACGTGTATGGTTTTACCTACCTTTTCAAGTCGGTGGCTATGATGGAAACGTTGGTTGTGATGGAGAGGTTTGGATTGGAGAAAATGCTGCGTGCTTTCCAGAGGTTTCGAGTCACTAATCTTGCGGCGGCGCCGCCAGTTGTGGTGGCGATGAATAAAGAGAGAGCGACGGAGGGGTATGATTTGTCCTCATTGAAATGGGTGGCTTGTGGTGGTGCTCCGTTGGGAAAGGACAACTTGGATGCTTTCAAAGCAAAGTTCCCTCAAGTATCCATTCTCCAG GGATATGGGTTAACTGAATCAACCGCAGGTGTTATCCGAATAGTAGGTTCCGATGAGGCTAGCCGAGCAGGTACTACAGGTAGGCTGGGATCAGGGATGGAAGCTAAAATAGTGAACCCCAACACAGGAGAGTCCATGTCTCCTGGTGAAGAAGGAGAACTTTGGGTTAGAGGACCTCAAATAATGAAAG GTTATGTTGATGACCCAGTGGCAACTGCTGTTACTTTTGTGGATGGATGGTTGAGAACTGGCGATATTTGCTATTTTGACAACGAAGGTTTCGTCTATGTTGTAGACAGGTTGAAAGAATTGATCAAATATAAAGGTTACCAG GTGGCTCCTGCAGAGCTGGAACAATTACTCCAGTCTCACCAAGAGATAAAAGATGCTGCAGTTGTTCC ATACCCTGATGAAGATGCTGGCCAGGTTCCCCTGGCGATTGTGGTAAGGCAACCTCAAAgctgcttgggtgaagcagaaatAATAGATTTTGTAGCCAAACAG GTTGCACCATACAAGAAGATAAGGCGTGTGGTATTTGTCCATTCCATACCTAAGAATGCCTCAGGAAAGATACTGAGGAAGGAATTGTTGAATAAAATTCTCGCTCAACGAACATTTCCTAGGTTATAA